From the genome of Candidatus Deferrimicrobium borealis:
CACGGCAACCACGTCTTCTCCGGCGGGTTCCTCGGGCTCGACAACATCGGGGTCTTCGACCGGTCGAAACCGCTGCCTGCCGGCGGGTACCTGGAACAGGCCGACGGCACCGCCTGGATGGCGTTCTACTGCACCACCATGCTGTCCATGGCGCTCGAGCTCGCCGCCGGGGACCCGGCCTACGAGGACGTGGCGTCCAAGTTCTTCGAGCACTTCATCGCGATCGCCGACGCCATCAACACGCTCGACGGGACCGGGCTCTGGGACGAGGAGGACGGCATCTATTACGACCATCTTCACGTCGACGGGCGATCCGTTCCGCTTCGGGTCCGGTCGCTGGTCGGGCTCCTGCCGCTGATCGCCGTCGAGATCCTTTCGGACGAGGTCGTCGACCGCCTGCCGGGCTTCGGGAAGCGGATGCGGTGGTTCCTCGAGAACCGGAAGGACCTGGCCCGGACGGTCGCCTGGATGGAGCCGCCGGGGACGGAGGGGGGCCGGGGGCATCATCTCCTCGCCATCCCGTCGGCGGAGCGGCTCGTCCGGGTCCTCCGCTACCTGCTGGACGAGAGCGAGTTCCTCTCGCCGTACGGGATCCGCTCCGTGTCCCGGTTCCACCGGGACCGTCCCTACGTGTTCCGGCTCGGCGACAAGGAACACCGGGTCGCGTACGTCCCGGGCGAATCGGACAAGGGGTATTTCGGTGGAAACTCCAACTGGCGGGGGCCGATCTGGTTCCCCGTGAACTACCTTCTCGTGGAAGCCCTGGAGAGGTACCATCGCTTCTACGGTGAGACCCTTCGGGTGGAGTGCCCGACCGGGTCGGGGCAGTGGATGGATCTCGCCTCGGTGGCGAAGGAGCTCTACGGACGCCTGGCGGGGATCTTCTTGCCCGGTCCGGGCGGCGCGCGCCCGTGCCACGCCGGAGTGCCGCCGTTCGAACGGGACCCGGCCTGGCGCGACCTGCTGCTCTTCCACGAGTATTTCCACGGGGACACGGGGCAAGGCCTCGGTGCGAGCCACCAGACGGGGTGGACCGCGCTGGTCATCCGGTGCCTCGGAAAAACGTGATCGGGGGGACGGATATGTCGCTCAAGGCGCAGCTCAAGGAGTTCGACGCGTCAAGGAAACGGCCCCCGGAGGTCACGGCGATCCTCCGCCGGGGGATCGAGGACGTGCGGGCAACGGGAGCCGCCGGTCTGCGGATCGGTGAGCGCGCACCGGATTTCGCCCTCCCGAACCAACGGGGCGAGACGGTGAGGCTTTCGGAACGGTTGTCCCGGGGCCCGGTGGTCCTCAACTTCTACCGCGGGGTCTGGTGACCGTACTGCAACCTGGAGCTGGCAGCTCTGGCGAAGGAATTGCACACGATCCGGTCGCTCGGCGCGGACCTGATGGCCATCAGCCCGGAACGTCCCGACAACACGCTGACGATGGCGGAGAAGCACGCGATCCCCATCGACATCCTGAGCGACGCGACGAGCGAGGTCCTCAAGAACTATCGCCTCTGGTTCGCCGTGCCCGGGGAGGTCAAGACGCTTTATCTGGAAAAGTTCGGCCTGAACCTCGAAAAGCACAACGGCGCGGGGCGGTGGGAGCTTCCCGTTCCGGCGACCTACGTGCTGGATCGGGACGGGATCGTCCGGGCGGGGGAGGCGGACCCGGATTACACCGTCCGGATGGAACCGGCGGAGATCGTGGCGGCGATACGGAACCTCGCGGAGGGGACCTGACCCGCTGCGCCGTTCGGGTCGGGGTGCCTTTTTACGGTAGGAATTGTAAGGATTCCCGCCGTGCCACGACCGAGGGAAAGGAGGCAGAAACGCGCGCCACCAGGATAATAGGGAGGGTGCCCCGGTGAAGAGGACGTCGCTTTCTTTCCGGCGCGGTCAATGGACACTCCTTTTCGGAAGGATCGCTGTCGGGTTTGTCGCGGCATACTTCCTGGCCACGCTTCCAGGGGACAGCACGGGATTTCTCCCACCGGGATCGGAGGGGACGGCAATGAGTGACAGGATGGGGAACGGGACGGCGCATCGAGCCGCGGCGATCCCTCCGGTCGACACCTCCCTTCCCGGAGTGACGGAAACGGCGACCTTCGCCTTGGGCTGATTCTGGGGTCCGGACTCCCGGTTCGGGAGTCTCGCCGGCGTTCTCCGCACCCGCGTCGGGTACACGGGGGGATCGACGGAGAACCCCACGTATCACGCCCTCGGTGACCACATCGAGACGGTCGAGGTGGACTTCGATCCGTCCGTGATCTCCTACGGTGAATTGCTCGATCTCTTCTGGGCAAGCCATGATCCGCGGGAGCGTCCACGGAGGCGGCAATACATGTCCGCGATCTTTACCCATAGCGTCAGACAGAAACAGCTGGCGATCGAAACGAAGAATCTCGAGGCCGCCCGGGGAAACGGCAGGATCCACACGGAGATCCTGCCTGCCGGCAGGTTCCACCTCGCCGAGGCGTATCACCAGAAGTTCGCGCTCCGGGGGAGGTCGGAACTCCTGAAGGAGTACGAGGCGATCTACCCGTCGTTGAGGGATTTTCTCGCCTCCACCGCCGTTACGCGGGTCAACGGGTACGTGGCCGGCTACGGGACGTGCGCTTCCCTTCGAGGGGAGCTCGACGGACTCGGATTGTCCCCCGCTGGAAGGAAACGCCTGGAAGATATCGTCTGTCCGCACGATGCCGGGAAAGGGAGAAGCATCGGGGCGGCATGTCCGGCGGGCTGATGCCCCGTGAGAATGGCATAATGTCGAAGACCCGGCGGCGTCCGCGGGTCATCCTGGGGGAACGGGAGGTCTGGAATGGAGACGTACTACGACCCGGCGGATCTCGCTGCGTTCGGCGGGATCGGGAAGGACGCGCCGGAACTTGCGAAGAAGTTCTTCGACTACTACGCCGAAGTCTTCAAGGAGGGGGAGCTCACGGAGCGGGAGAAGGCGCTGATCGCCCTCGCGGTGGCGCACACGGTCCAGTGTCCCTACTGCATCGACGCGTTCACCCGTGCGTCTCTCGAGAAAGGTTCCAACCTCGGCGAGATGACCGAGGCGGTCCACGTCGCCGCGGCGATCCGGGGCGGAGCCTCTCTCGTGCACGGGGTGCAGATGCGGAAGCTCGCCGAATCGCTTTCCATGTAGGGAAAGGACAGGGTCGAATGGGCGGGAGACATCGTGACGGATAGAAGGAAGATGCCGCCGGGGATCGGGACCGGCGTCAGGGAAGCGGCTCCGGTCGATCCGTTCGCCGACACCCTCGCGCGTCATGGACTCTCCCTGGTCCGGGACCGCGTCCACACCCTCCAGGTGAACACGGGGTACCTGTGCAATCTCCAGTGCCGGCATTGCCACCTCGAGGCCGGTCCCGGCAGGCAAGAGATCATGTCCCGCGGGACGATGGAGGCGGTCGTCTCGTTCGCCCGGCGGTTCCCGTTCCAGGTCGTCGATGTCACCGGGGGAGCGCCGGAACTGGTGCCCGATCTTCCTTTTCTCGTCGACGGGCTTGCCCCGCTCGCTCCCCGCTTGATGCTCCGGACGAACCTTTCCGCCGTGAGCGGCGCCGAATGGGAGTCTCTTCTCGCGCTCTGCGTCGCCCGCCGCGTCGTCCTCGTCGCCTCCTTCCCCTCGACGAATCCGTCCCAGGCCGATGCCCAGCGCGGCGCGGGAGCGACGGAAGCCGCGATCGCCGTGCTGAAGAAGTTGAACGCCGCGGGGTATGGAGTGGACGGGACCGGGCTGGAACTCAACCTCGTCTCCAACCCGGTCGGGGCGTTTCTACCGATGCCGCAGGACTCCGCCGAACGGAAATTCCGGCACGACATGTTGCGGAAATGGGGGGTCGCGTTCAACCGCCTGTACACGTTCGCGAACGTACCGCTGGGGCGTTTCCGGACGTGGCTTCTGCGGACGGGGAATTACGAGCACTACGTGAAGACGCTGACAGAGAGCTTCAACCCCTCCGCGGTGGATGGGCTCATGTGCCGAACGCTCCTGTCCGTCTCGTGGGACGGGTTCCTGTACGACTGCGATTTCAACCTCGCCGTCGACCGTCCCACCGGCGGCCGCAAGGTCCATGTATCGGAGGTCCGTGAACTCCCAGCACCCGGTGCCCCGATCGCGATCGGGGAGTACTGTTACGCCTGCGCCGCTGGCTCCGGCTTCACTTGAGGCGGCGCGATATCGGCCCCGTAGGGGTCGACGGAAGACGATCCCCCGGGATTACACCTCGATCACGTTCCCTTGCGTGGGGCGAAGGGTGACCAGCATGAGCGTCAGGTATTCCCGGATATGCCGCGTGAGCAGGAAATTCTCCCGCACGAACTCCCTCGCGGTCGTTCCCATCCGATCCATGCTGTCCCGGTGGTGGAGCAGGTAGCGGATCCGGTGGGCCGCCCCTTCGGGGGTGTTCACGAGAAACCCCGTGTGGTGGTTCACGACCTGGAGGCGGATCCCGCCGACGTCGCCACCGATGACCGGCTTCCCCTTCCACATTCCCTCGGTCACCGTCAGCCCGAATCCCTCCCGGGTCGACTTCTGCAGGATGATCGTCGCCAGCCGCTGGAGGGCGTTCACCGTCTTGTGGGAGTCATGGGGGAGAA
Proteins encoded in this window:
- a CDS encoding peroxiredoxin family protein codes for the protein MSLKAQLKEFDASRKRPPEVTAILRRGIEDVRATGAAGLRIGERAPDFALPNQRGETVRLSERLSRGPVVLNFYRGVWUPYCNLELAALAKELHTIRSLGADLMAISPERPDNTLTMAEKHAIPIDILSDATSEVLKNYRLWFAVPGEVKTLYLEKFGLNLEKHNGAGRWELPVPATYVLDRDGIVRAGEADPDYTVRMEPAEIVAAIRNLAEGT
- a CDS encoding arsenosugar biosynthesis-associated peroxidase-like protein; this encodes METYYDPADLAAFGGIGKDAPELAKKFFDYYAEVFKEGELTEREKALIALAVAHTVQCPYCIDAFTRASLEKGSNLGEMTEAVHVAAAIRGGASLVHGVQMRKLAESLSM
- the arsS gene encoding arsenosugar biosynthesis radical SAM protein ArsS (Some members of this family are selenoproteins.), yielding MTDRRKMPPGIGTGVREAAPVDPFADTLARHGLSLVRDRVHTLQVNTGYLCNLQCRHCHLEAGPGRQEIMSRGTMEAVVSFARRFPFQVVDVTGGAPELVPDLPFLVDGLAPLAPRLMLRTNLSAVSGAEWESLLALCVARRVVLVASFPSTNPSQADAQRGAGATEAAIAVLKKLNAAGYGVDGTGLELNLVSNPVGAFLPMPQDSAERKFRHDMLRKWGVAFNRLYTFANVPLGRFRTWLLRTGNYEHYVKTLTESFNPSAVDGLMCRTLLSVSWDGFLYDCDFNLAVDRPTGGRKVHVSEVRELPAPGAPIAIGEYCYACAAGSGFT